The following proteins come from a genomic window of Laspinema palackyanum D2c:
- a CDS encoding DALR anticodon-binding domain-containing protein → MVEPLAIAPQLLARLQQAIPSPLTRPQSIPLYRAKDSQRILYISPVALQLAKQGSMPLMEITQAIAQGFSDSRPLNLAFPIRANHWILSVVPPGKLYLELTDPGIAIWLQQALLWDFQPDPTPDPGPLPPSGSADLFPIQYAHARCCALLQLAHREGLITLKTPAHPGMGSVTAPDPLPWLESPTHLKPHHPAERALISRAIATVDALSFPLSPTQMTSRFSVATLLSQDFLTFYAQCQILGSVQSQDPDLAQGRLGLIFITQKLLKRLLEKDLSSWAPWEL, encoded by the coding sequence ATGGTTGAACCCTTGGCGATCGCCCCGCAACTTTTAGCCCGACTCCAACAAGCCATCCCCTCACCTTTGACTAGGCCCCAGTCTATCCCCCTCTATCGCGCCAAAGATTCCCAACGGATCCTTTATATTTCCCCAGTCGCCCTACAACTGGCGAAACAGGGGTCTATGCCCCTGATGGAAATTACCCAGGCGATCGCCCAGGGTTTCTCCGACTCCAGGCCCTTAAACCTAGCATTTCCCATTAGGGCCAACCACTGGATCCTGAGCGTGGTTCCTCCGGGCAAACTGTACCTAGAACTCACCGACCCTGGGATTGCGATTTGGTTACAACAGGCCCTCCTTTGGGACTTCCAACCGGACCCCACTCCGGACCCGGGACCCTTGCCCCCCTCGGGGTCCGCGGATTTATTTCCGATTCAGTATGCCCATGCCCGGTGTTGCGCCCTGTTACAGTTGGCCCACCGAGAGGGCCTGATTACCCTAAAAACCCCCGCCCATCCGGGTATGGGTTCGGTGACTGCACCAGACCCGCTCCCCTGGTTGGAGTCCCCAACCCACCTCAAGCCCCATCATCCTGCCGAACGCGCCTTAATTTCCCGGGCGATCGCCACCGTAGACGCCCTCAGTTTTCCCCTTTCTCCCACCCAAATGACTAGCCGATTTTCTGTTGCCACCCTCTTAAGTCAGGATTTCCTGACTTTTTACGCTCAATGTCAAATTTTGGGCTCTGTACAATCCCAGGACCCTGATTTAGCCCAAGGCAGATTGGGGTTGATTTTCATCACCCAAAAATTACTGAAACGCTTGCTAGAAAAAGACTTAAGCAGTTGGGCCCCTTGGGAACTTTAG
- a CDS encoding Crp/Fnr family transcriptional regulator: protein MYSSEPDQPSRPFLTHQPILEWAEQHYRCRTFRKEERIPTRPGLVYLVISGSVRLVGVTKDSSNSLRVSSRNRTGDNFSDTDLPPVAVGTPSRSPKLSPTPGEFPAQGLKLNTLPVLGEDKGENAETFLGFVSQGQPFEVVSETFFTFEAYAHIDQTAVMWMYWPDLDQWPLFRQQVLDAFRYQHQRKLLWLGILGQRRTIARLLGFLTLLIEEHGQGIGDDPQGEGVSGYYLPWNLTHAQIGSAIGSTRVTVTRLMGKLRAEGLIRVGESHLIGLPPR, encoded by the coding sequence ATGTATTCATCTGAACCGGACCAACCCTCTCGGCCTTTTTTAACTCACCAACCGATTTTGGAGTGGGCTGAACAACATTATCGATGTCGAACCTTTCGGAAAGAAGAACGAATTCCCACCCGTCCTGGATTAGTATATTTAGTGATATCCGGTTCCGTCCGGTTGGTGGGAGTTACCAAAGATAGCTCCAATTCCCTCCGGGTTTCATCCCGGAACAGGACCGGGGATAATTTTTCTGACACCGACTTACCCCCAGTGGCAGTTGGCACCCCTTCGCGATCGCCTAAGCTCTCCCCGACCCCTGGGGAATTTCCGGCTCAAGGCTTGAAACTCAATACCCTCCCCGTCCTAGGGGAAGACAAAGGGGAAAACGCCGAAACTTTTTTAGGGTTTGTGAGCCAGGGGCAACCCTTTGAAGTAGTCAGCGAGACGTTTTTTACCTTTGAAGCCTACGCTCACATTGATCAAACCGCTGTGATGTGGATGTACTGGCCGGATTTAGATCAGTGGCCGTTATTTCGACAACAGGTCCTGGATGCGTTTCGGTATCAACACCAGCGCAAGCTGCTGTGGCTGGGAATTTTGGGGCAGCGACGGACGATCGCCAGACTGTTGGGATTTTTGACGTTACTGATTGAAGAACATGGTCAAGGGATTGGGGATGATCCACAAGGAGAGGGGGTGAGTGGGTATTACCTGCCTTGGAATTTAACTCACGCTCAGATTGGCAGCGCGATCGGTTCAACTCGGGTAACCGTGACGCGATTAATGGGCAAATTACGGGCGGAAGGGTTGATTCGAGTCGGGGAAAGTCACTTAATTGGGTTACCGCCCCGATAA